A single Xylella taiwanensis DNA region contains:
- a CDS encoding ArnT family glycosyltransferase: MQVDQRAYRAFVILWALATAVKLVIAARLPLFVDEAFYWQEGQHWALAYSDLPGMTAWLTRLGVMLGGHHLLALRLPFLVIAALLPWLVAHIATRWFGPSLGWRAGMLTLLMPLSATLGILALPDVPMALAVVFCLDAGARLLRDIDAISVLELATGLLLGALSHYRFIGVIGIGLIALLCMPQGRALLRDPRLWIALIVGALGWLPLLLWNFDNQEAGLRFQFIERHPWSFQVKGAVFLLIQTLLVTPLLAYAMVRVAWLAVRGSGRVQWRYFGLLGGISTLGIFLLGFFTDNERVSFHWTLPGYFALLIVVPQVLMNWPRHWRRGAWGLAVIGTLSAYGYYLAVSVPALRERSAGRKYYPRNFAGWDALAEAVRAELMLQPGTRILAGNFKVGAELGFRLRDPRIEVLASSLNDRHGRTAQMRQWGLLNQSTHEGRRLLVLSPSDMRYRDLLQHYHEVCAMVGPLPPPQIVSTDHGYQRFLLFRLPVQRTSGQCVTPAMAWIDQPLSDAVVSDAFQVTGWAFKDGVGLAGVDILLDGQVAAQADYGLLRDVRDYWRISTDPSHPRVGFRGQVNFRMLSPGRHWLGLRLHGRDGSVEDWTEQPLRISR, from the coding sequence ATCCAGGTAGATCAACGTGCCTATCGGGCATTTGTGATCCTGTGGGCCCTGGCGACTGCCGTCAAGTTAGTGATCGCGGCGCGGTTACCGCTGTTTGTTGACGAGGCATTCTACTGGCAGGAAGGCCAACATTGGGCATTGGCTTATTCGGATCTTCCAGGGATGACGGCATGGCTCACCAGACTGGGTGTCATGCTGGGTGGGCATCATTTGTTGGCGTTGCGCTTGCCATTTCTTGTAATCGCCGCGCTGCTGCCGTGGTTGGTCGCACATATTGCTACACGCTGGTTCGGTCCTTCGTTGGGTTGGCGTGCTGGCATGCTGACCCTGCTGATGCCGTTATCGGCCACGCTCGGTATTCTCGCTCTCCCGGATGTGCCGATGGCGTTGGCTGTGGTGTTTTGCCTGGACGCTGGGGCGCGTTTGTTGCGTGACATCGATGCGATCAGTGTTCTGGAATTGGCGACGGGTTTGTTGCTGGGTGCGTTGAGTCACTACCGTTTTATCGGTGTGATTGGGATCGGATTAATCGCGTTGTTGTGTATGCCGCAGGGACGTGCATTGCTGCGCGATCCGCGGCTATGGATTGCGCTTATTGTCGGTGCGTTGGGTTGGCTACCTCTGTTGCTATGGAACTTCGACAACCAGGAGGCTGGGCTGCGCTTCCAATTTATTGAACGTCACCCATGGAGTTTTCAAGTCAAAGGTGCGGTGTTTCTGTTGATTCAGACACTGCTAGTCACGCCGTTGCTCGCCTATGCAATGGTGCGGGTGGCTTGGCTCGCGGTGCGTGGCAGTGGGCGTGTACAGTGGCGTTACTTCGGTTTACTCGGCGGCATCTCCACTCTGGGGATCTTTTTGCTCGGGTTCTTTACCGATAATGAGCGAGTCAGCTTTCATTGGACACTTCCGGGTTATTTCGCTTTGCTGATCGTTGTCCCGCAGGTACTGATGAATTGGCCGCGACACTGGCGGCGTGGCGCCTGGGGACTGGCGGTCATTGGGACGCTCAGTGCTTACGGCTATTACTTGGCAGTATCGGTACCGGCGTTGCGGGAACGCAGTGCTGGAAGGAAGTATTACCCGCGCAATTTTGCTGGCTGGGATGCGCTCGCTGAGGCCGTACGTGCTGAACTGATGCTGCAGCCAGGTACACGCATCTTGGCGGGCAACTTTAAGGTTGGTGCTGAACTAGGTTTCCGGCTGCGTGACCCACGCATTGAGGTACTGGCCTCATCACTCAACGATCGCCACGGACGTACCGCACAAATGCGTCAGTGGGGGCTGTTGAATCAGAGTACACACGAAGGTAGACGTCTGTTGGTACTGTCGCCGAGTGACATGCGCTACCGTGACCTGTTACAGCATTATCATGAGGTCTGCGCGATGGTTGGCCCACTGCCACCCCCACAGATCGTTTCGACCGATCATGGTTACCAGCGTTTCTTGTTGTTCCGGTTGCCGGTACAGCGCACGTCCGGACAATGCGTAACACCAGCAATGGCTTGGATCGATCAGCCGTTGTCCGATGCGGTGGTATCTGATGCATTCCAGGTCACTGGATGGGCTTTTAAGGATGGTGTGGGTTTGGCGGGAGTGGATATCTTGCTTGATGGGCAAGTTGCGGCTCAGGCTGACTATGGTCTATTGCGGGACGTGCGTGATTACTGGCGTATCTCGACTGATCCCAGCCACCCACGGGTAGGTTTTCGTGGACAAGTGAACTTCCGCATGTTATCCCCGGGTCGGCATTGGCTCGGACTACGTCTCCATGGGCGTGATGGTAGTGTCGAAGATTGGACAGAGCAGCCGTTACGTATCTCCCGTTAA